The genomic DNA GCCAGTTACCACGCTTACAAAGGAGTCGCCCCGGTACCGCTCCAGGCTCTGATGGGGTGGAGCGATCTGGCGACTGCGCAAAAATACATCCGGATCTCGGGGACAGCGACGGCCGATGCGCTACGACGAGTCCATCACCAGTAGGATTCGTCACCCATCGCTCACTACCGCCGTGACCGATACAGAGGGTGAGTTCTGCAAGACTCAGTGTTTATCTCAGCGAATCGGTACTGGAGATGGATGGCTGTTGTAGGACTCGTTCGCTCCTCCAGTCTGGTCGAATCCGGGGGCAGTCTTGTCGCTGCGGTATTTAACGCTCGGAAGAAAGCACTTGTAGGAGGTGGTATCAGTGGCGGCATGGACCGTCGTCGGGTGCTAGCCCTGATTGCCGCGACGACCGGCGCCGGCTGTCAGGAGCAGCTGTTCGGCGGCACCCCTGAACTGCCACGGGGCTCGATATCGCTCGTCGAGTTAGATGGGCCATCTCCGTCTGGATACGAGGGTAGGGTCAATATCCGCCGATCTAGGTTCGATTCCGATGGGCCTGCCCTGCTAGAACTCCGATTGCGGAACACCGGCGAGGAATCCCTGCCCTTCGACCGCTTCAACGACTATCCGCTCGGGCTGGTGTTTCCGGACGACTACGACGGGACGAACCTGGCACTTCTCGGTACTGAACGAGTAGATGGCCTCTGTTGGAGAACGGCCACTAAACCCCTGCTTACCGACACGATATCCGACGATACGCTCCACCCGGGCGAGGAGATCGGCTCACTCAGGGAACTCCACAGCTACATTCTTCAATCCAGCGCCCCGGAATCGAACTCGGATACGTGCCTCCCTCCCGGAGAGTACACCTTCAGCCGATTTCGACCGGACTGGTCGTTCACCCTCGAACTGTCCCATGAAGAGGTCCGATAGCCGGGACACATCTCGCACCTCGTTTGGATCCGGGATTCAGAGACCGTCTGTGCTGACGATTCAGCATTTATTGAGAGACATAATTGCTCGCTGTTAGGACTGCCGTGACCCACTCGCGCTATGTATTCAGCACGACTTCAAAAACATGTCTGCAACTGAGGGTTTCAACAGAGCCCACAATCCCTGTCGTCTACGAGTTCTCTACGGGCGTTGCGGGTGTGTTAGGGTGGTGTAGATGTTCGAGTGAATTCAAGTGAAGGGCATCCTTGGTATCGGGTTGTATGCCCATCCGAGCCCTCCAAGAGAACGTTCCCCGACACACAGTGCCAGCGATTGTATTCCTACTCGTCGTGAGTCTGCTGTACAGTCTCTTCATCTCGCAGACTGTGGGCCTGTGGTTCGTTACGTGGGGAGCTGTGTTCAGCGTCGCTGTGACACTGCTATTCCTGTACCTCTTTTATCGATTCGTAGTTGCAGTTGAGAAGATTGCCGATTCCCTCTGAGATTCCGCCCCCCTACTCGGGGTCAGTCTCAGTGAGTAACCGATTCGCGCCCTGTATACAGCATTCCCTTGGACAATGACTCGGTTTCTGTCAGTAACGGTGTGACCGATACAGAGCGTGGATACATCAAGTGACCACTGAATTTGCGACTCGGTTCGCTATGTGCTAATGTGGACTGTCGGACGGCTAATTATTGGGCTCATAATCCAGCGCTTTCCGATCGGACTCTTGAAGATACCCTGTCACATAATATATAAAGTCTTACAGGAAATCTCTCCAGCAAAGGTCTATCCAGGAGGCTATTGAAAATAATTTTACTACTGATGGATACGACCAGACGAAATCTTCTACGATCTGCTGTCGGAGTTGCTTCGGCAGGCAGCATCGCTGGATGTGCTTCGAACGGTACCGGAACCACCACCCCAACCGAAACCCCGGACTATCTGTATGCGCTTACGGGTAGTTACACACTGCAGAGCGGTGAGTTTCGTGATCTCCCGCTCGATATCGACAGCCCCGCCGTGATTGATTACATCGCCGACGTTCGCTCCGGGCCGAACATCGACGTACTGGTGTTGGCACGGGGTGAGTTCCGCGAGTTCGAGCGCGGGAACGCCTTCGAGACGATCGAGAGCGCGTCGGCTCTCGATACCAGTTACGGTGACGTACGCGCAGATCTCGGCCCGACCGACGTCAACGTCGTGTTTGATAACACCGATGCCGGCTCGGTGTCCCCGCACGAGAGCGACGGTACCGTCGAGTTGAATTTCGAACTCACTGTCAGTCAACGAGAGACATGAGCCGACTCGAAGACTACGACGGGTCTGCGATACTGAGTCTCGTGGCTGGAATCATTTTCATGCTGGTCGCTGCGATTCAATTGTCGAGTGACGGTGCAGGGCCACTGACCGTGGTGAACGGGGGTCTCGGACTGCTGTTGCTCCTCGATGGTGGGCGTCGGATCTTGCAACCCGGGAGGTCGGCGGAGTAGACTCTGTCAGTCCGCTAGTCCGAGTCCGATGCCCAGAGCGATGCCGAGTGCAAGGCCCGCACCGATCCCCAGCACAATTTGTCCGGTTGACACACCGATTACAACCCCGAACAATAGACCAGCGACCACCCCAATAAGCCCCTTCTGCGGGTCGAGATCGCTAACGTCAACACTCATCGTTTATTCGCACTTCGTTTGACGAACGATGCCAGAAATGTACTTGACTGGCGATTGAACCGGAATAGTGGATTGTACCCGGAGTGTCGTTTGGAATAACCATCGAACAAGCAACTGGCCGCCAATCGAATAGGTGTTTGGTGGAAAACGTTCCTGTTTCGCAACTGGCAAAGTAATTCAGCATGGCGAGTCAGAGAAAACGTATGACGGAATCGGACGCTTCAACCGAATTTACCGACGCGTTTGGGATACTGAACAATCCAACCCGGTTGACTATTATCGAAGAGCTGGCACGCAACCGGGCTGACGCACCCCGAGATCCTGCTCTCACCTTCTCCGAACTCCGTGAACGAGTCGGCGAATCCGATTCCGGGACGTTCAACTACCACCTCGACCAGTTGCGAGACATCTTCGTTCGAAAAGAAACGAACGGATATGTTCTCTCCCCGGAGGGGCAGCGCTTCGCGGGCATCGCCGCTGCCGGCGGTATGGTCGGAGCGTCAGAGGGGTATCCCCGGGAACTTGAAGAGACCTGTCCCGTCTGTTCCGGCCGATTGACGCTTGATTACCGCGACGGTGTATTCGGTGTCACGTGCCCTGACGATCACCAGTTTCGCAACCGTGTTCCACGGTCGGTCGTCCGCGGACGGTCTATCGAGGCGGCGATCGATCGCTTCACGAAGTATTCGTGGCAACAGCTGGAGTTCGCCCGCGAGTGCGTCTGCCCCGCCTGCTTCAACGAACTGGACACGCACGTCTTCGAACTCGACGAGTCGTACGACGTCCGCATAGGGTTCGAAGGCGTCTGCGACCGATGTGGTGAATTCGTCCACGTCCCGGTCGGGCTGATCGTGGCCCACCATCCGGCCGTCCTCGCCCTCTATCTCCCTGACGACCCGGAGTATCAGCAGCGCCCCTTCTGGCAGTTAGAGGCGGCGACCGACCGCGTTGCGACAGTGGTCGAACGGGACCCGCTCCTCGTCAGAGTCACCTTCGAGAACGCGGGAGAGCGTGTCGTCCTGTCGATTGATGAGGCGGGACGTATCTCTGTCGTCCCAGAAGTGGATTGAACGACAGCCCCCCGGGAGGCGTCTGGGCGTACGAGGGCAAGTCTCCTTTCGAGCGGGAGAATTAGTAGTCACTAGAGAACAGGACAGATAGTTGCAGTTCCTATCTTGGCGCACGACCGATACGCGCTGTGCATTCAGCAGCGCCGTTTCGACCTACTCGCTGGCTGTCAGTAGCCGCGTGACCGACTCAGAGGATGAGTTCAGCAAATTCCAGCACCATCTGCCCCTTCTCCAGCAGTGCGTTGATTCGGAACCGTCTCAGGCGCTCACCCGATCGTTTGCCAGTCCCTAGAGGAGAGACTCTGGTCACACGTCGTGCAATGATAGGGCGCGCGCTCCCCAGCATCCGGGGTAGAGATGACCGTCCGTTGCTTACAATATGGGCAGATGCGACGGCTCCCCGTCATTCTGCCCAGTCGAGAGTCTCTTCGAGGTCGTCGAAGTCTGGTTCTTCATTGGCATCCTCGTCGTGCCACCGATAGCCGATAGTCCGGTCGGGGTTGATGCCGAAGATGGCACGTTGACAGATTGCGGGCTGGTCTTCCCACTCCTCGTATCTGACCCCGAACGCCCCGGCGACGCTGGCCAGCCGGTCGGTCAGGAGCGGGAACTGGGCACTGTCTAGTTAGCGCAGATTGAGGAACGAGCAGGTCGTTGAGTGTCTTGCCTAGAGATGCTCGCAGACCTGCTCGAGAACGATTACAACGGCGACTTAGATGAATATTGGGAGCGTGAGCGGACGGCGACGCCCGTCAGGGCGTTCGCCGTCCGGCTTCACGCGACCGGTTGTTCACTCAGAGAAACAGAAGCGATTCTTGCGTCTCTCGGTGTGGAGCGTTCGCATCAGGCGATCTTTCAGTGGGTACATCGGCTGACTGACAGCAGTCCAGACCCGCCGACGGCTTCGCCGTCGCGGGTCGCGGTTGACGAGACTGCTGTCCGGATCAATGGCGACCTGTGTTGGGTGTACGCTGCAATCGACCTTGATACAAAGCTGATTCTGGATGCCCAGATTTTCAAGCGTCACGGCACCGATCCAGCGGCTGCGTTCCTCCACCGACTCCGTGAAAATCACGACTGCGCGAATACCACGTTTTTGACTGACTCGTTCGGCTATCGGACTGCCCTCAATCGATTAGGGCTGAGCGGTCGGGTGGACTACACCGACCGAAACCTCATCGAAAAGTGGTTTCACACCCTCAAGCAGCGCATCGACCGCTTCCATCACTCGTGGGTCGGCAGTCGGCGGAGCGTCCGCCGTTGGATTTCTCACTACGTGCAATACTACAACGAACAACGACCGCACCAATCGCTCGACGGACGAACGCCAGCTGAGGAGGTGCTAAACTAGACAGTGCCGGGAACTGGAAGTTGTTCGCCTCCCGAAACGCCCGATGCGAGTAGGTGCTGTCTCCCGATATCGCGAACACGTCGGTGTCTTCGGCCACCCTGACCCACTCGATGTCCCGGAAGCGACAGAGTTGGCTCTCACAGACGGGGCTGAAGTCGAACGGGTAGAACGAGAGCAGGACCGGTCCACTCTCGGTGTAGTCGGACAAGCGGAACGTGTCGATTCCGTCCTCATCGACGCCCGGTAACTCGAAGTCCGGTGCCGTCTCGCCTACCTCGAGCGGACAGGAGGTGACCTTCTCTCTGTCATTGGCTGCATCCCGTTCGGGCGTGTCACCCGGATTCGAGGTCTCTTTGGGAGTATCCGGACCAGCCTCCCACGCCTTGTACGTGAGGACGAACTGACGGCTACAATTCCCACATACTTCGAAAATGTCTGCTTCGTGTTCATCCGCCCATGCCCCCGCCGCAGACACACTCGCGCCACAGGGGCAGTCGAAAGTGGTCTGCATTGCATACGACATTTACTGCCCGCATCAAAAAACACTTCCACAACTTGCTTGGTGTTTAAACAGGCTGTACCGATTCAGGAAGTTGACGCGAGTCCTCACCTATGACCGACTCGCGCACTGTATGCAGCAAGGCGGGGAGGAACTGCTGGATGTCTGTCAGCCACGTAGTGCTGACTATAGAGGATGCATGCAGCAGCAGGGTTGCACCTGCGGGAGATATATTTTCCAGCACGCTACAGGATTGGTATGGGTGGTGGTTGGTCCCGTCGACTGTTCCTTGGGGTGGTGGGCGCCGGGGGCCTCGGGTCGCTTGCCGGGTGTTCATCGCTGCTCGGCAGTAGGGGGGCGTCGCTATCGATGGAACCCGTTGACGCAGCGGCCATCGCCGAGCGGGCGACGCTGGACCTGGACCCGGCCGAGCGGGAGATATTCCTGGATGCTCTGGAGAACGGGAGCACGACGGTCACGTACGATAACCCGCCGTTCGCGCCACTCAGGACCTTGAATCCGGTCGAGCACGAGGGGCGCTATTATGCGATCGCCTACACGATCACCGACACTCACGACGCGCTCGGTGTCACCGTGGAGATAGACTACGACCCGCGAACGACTAGCGGCCCGACAGTCGCATACCAAGACCTGCCGGCCCGCGACCGGGCGTTACTCGACTCGCTGGTACTTCCGACGCCGAAGCGACGTATCGACGGCCGGGATATGGGGACGGTGGATGTCTATCGCCTCGACGAGGTGGAAGGGTCGGTGCTGACCCCCGAGACGCAGTACGACTACGTCACTCACGATGGGGAGACGTACCGCATCTGGGTCGAGACATACCCGGCGACCGTGGCAGACTACCGCTACACGGTCCACGAGGTGGCGCGGAATCGAGCGGCGTTCGTCCGCCGGACCCGCGACCGCTACCAGTTCCACCTGAATGGCCTCGCTCCCGCCGAGCAGGAGATCGTCGAGACGGCGACAGGCCGGACCGGCTACGTGATCAGTCAGGTCCCCCAGGAGCGGGCGGCCTACCGGTCGCTATCCGAGCGGTTCCAGGCCCACGAGGCGGTCGTCGGGAGTTCGACCGACCCCGACATCGCCTACGGCGAGTACCTCGTCCGCTACGAGGGGACGACCTACTGGGCAGAGATGGAGTTCTACGCGACACCGACGGACACGGCCTGAACGAGTTGAGATGGGAGCGCGGCCAGTCTGTGGTCGCGGTGGGCAACCTGCTCAACAAACGCTATCAGTCCAGCAGCCGGTGAGAATCACAGATATTGGCTGTCTGTTCGGGCGTGACCGACGTAGAGGGTGAGCGCAGCAGTCCCTCGCTGGACTCACCGACCGCCGTGGTTTTGGGGCGCAGCGTAGCGGCAGAGCGTTGGACCGTTGGAGTCGGAACCGTGGGAACAGCGGCCCGGGTGGCCGTCAGCGTGTCATCCGGGCGGGGTGGCCGACCGACGCCAGTAGTAACCGACGACCGGACCGAGAACGACGATCACGCCCACGACGAACCCCGCGATAGTGACGAGGCTCTCTGAGAGTGTTGTCGCGGTTCGGAGCCAGTCGGCGGTCACCGCGGTCACGAGGATGATGAGTGTCAGCAGCGCCAGTCCCCTGACCGAATAGAGCCGGCTGTCCGTATCGAGGAGTGGACGGTCACCCCTGAACAACCGGGGGAGTACATCAGCCGCAGCGATGATTCCGAGACTGATGACCAGCGCCCCGGCCACCCTGGTGTACGGATGAAATCGGGGTGCAAGCGCAGTGGCGACGATCCCATACAGGAGCAGGAAGGCGAGTCCTCGGCCAGCATCGACCCACGTCCGGGCGGAGACCATCGTTTCTACCTGTCACCAACGCGGGAAAGTAGTTGGCCTCCCAGTCGTTGATGCTGAAGTGGAGGCCTCCCCTCGCCGTTCTACGTCGGGGTGGACAGTGACTCGGCGGTGACCAGTTCGCGCTCTCTATTCGGCACGCTCTCAGATACTTGCTCAGATGCTGTCAGGAGGGCCGTGACCGATATAGAGGATGAGTTCAGCAGGACTGTGCGAAACGTACTCGTGAGTATCGGAAACGGCACGGCTTCTACTGGAGATACCATGCGAACCTCGGGGGCATTCGCATCCTCCATGGAGCAGGGTCTTTGAGACCGACCAGTTCTCTGTCAGAGGAAGCGGGCTGAATACAGGGCAGTTAGCTCACCGCTCGGTCGGGGTCGGCTGTTCCGAGCGCCGGTACGTGTATAGAACCACCGTGTCACCACCGCCGGGCGGCTCCCACAGCAGTCTGACGGTACCACGCTGGCCTGTCGTGACGATCAGTTCGTCGCCGGCTTCGACCGGGAACCGGTCGGCCTTCTGGCCGCCGGCCCACACCTTCCGGTACGGGTCGGCGTCCGGGAACCTCACCCGGACGGCGAGCTCTCCGGTATTAGC from Haloglomus litoreum includes the following:
- a CDS encoding tyrosine-type recombinase/integrase; its protein translation is MCVERFGNRYEAFPRSRSTINRRVQAAAKQAGISGRVYPHCLRATAASYHAYKGVAPVPLQALMGWSDLATAQKYIRISGTATADALRRVHHQ
- a CDS encoding ArsR/SmtB family transcription factor — translated: MTESDASTEFTDAFGILNNPTRLTIIEELARNRADAPRDPALTFSELRERVGESDSGTFNYHLDQLRDIFVRKETNGYVLSPEGQRFAGIAAAGGMVGASEGYPRELEETCPVCSGRLTLDYRDGVFGVTCPDDHQFRNRVPRSVVRGRSIEAAIDRFTKYSWQQLEFARECVCPACFNELDTHVFELDESYDVRIGFEGVCDRCGEFVHVPVGLIVAHHPAVLALYLPDDPEYQQRPFWQLEAATDRVATVVERDPLLVRVTFENAGERVVLSIDEAGRISVVPEVD
- a CDS encoding IS6 family transposase codes for the protein MLADLLENDYNGDLDEYWERERTATPVRAFAVRLHATGCSLRETEAILASLGVERSHQAIFQWVHRLTDSSPDPPTASPSRVAVDETAVRINGDLCWVYAAIDLDTKLILDAQIFKRHGTDPAAAFLHRLRENHDCANTTFLTDSFGYRTALNRLGLSGRVDYTDRNLIEKWFHTLKQRIDRFHHSWVGSRRSVRRWISHYVQYYNEQRPHQSLDGRTPAEEVLN